The Pelodiscus sinensis isolate JC-2024 chromosome 32, ASM4963464v1, whole genome shotgun sequence genomic sequence GGttgagaaggggctggagttatCGGTAGTTGTGGGAGTGTACCTGGAGGTTGAAGTGGGAGTGGACTTATCGATCGTGGTGGGAGTGGAcctggaggtggagaagggggttgAGTTATCGGTAGTCGTGGGAGCGGAGCTGGAGGTTGCGGCTGGTGTGGAGTTCTCGGCGGTGGTGGAACCAGAGGTAGAGGTTGAGATGGGGGTGGACTTATTAGTGGTAGTGGAAAGAGAGCTGGAGGTTGAGATAGGGGTGGAGTTATCAGTCATGGTGGGCACGGAGCTGGAGGTTGAGAAGGGGCTAGAGTTATCGGTAGTCGTGGGAGCGGAGTTGGAGGTTGAAGTGGGGGTGGAGATATCGGTTGTCGTGGGAGCAGAGCTGGAAGttgaggtggggctggagtcaTCGGTCGTGGCAGGAGCCAAACTGGAGTTTGAGATGGGGTTGGACTTATCAGTGGTAGTGGAAAGAGAGCTGGAGGTTGAGAAGGGGGTGGAGTTATAGGTAGTTGTGGGAGCGGagctggaggttgaggtgggggtggACTTATCGATTGTGGCTGGAGCGGACCTGGAGGTTGAGGTCGGGCTGGAGTTATCATTTGTGGCAGGAGCGGAGCTGGAGGTTGAGATGATGTTGGACTTTTCAGTGGTAgtggaaagagatctagaggTTGAGATGGGGGTGGAGTTATCAGTCGTGGTGGCCACGGAGCTGGAGGTTGAGAAAGGGGTGGAGTTACCGGTAGTGGTGGGAGCGAAactggaggttgaggtgggggtggAGTTATCGATTATggtgggagtggagctggaggtggagaagggggttgAGTTATCTGTAGTCTTGGTCGCAGAGCTGGAAGTTGCGGTTGGTGTGGAGTTCTCGGCGGTGGTGGGACCAGAGCTAGAGGTTAAGATCGGGGTGGACTTATTAGTGGTAGTGGAAAGAGAGCTGGAGGTTGAGATAGGGGTGGAGTTATCAGTCGTGGTGGGCACGGAGCTGGAGGttgagaaggggctggagttatTGGTCGTGGCAGGAGCGGAGCTGGAGGTTGAGATGGGGTTAGACTTTTCAGTGGTAGTGGAAAGAGACCTGGAGGTTGAGATGGGGATGGAGTTATCAGTCGTGGTGGCCACGGAGCTGGACGTGGAGAAGGGGGTGGAGTTATCGATGGTGGTAGGAGCGGAGCTGGAGGTTGAGGTGAAGGGGGAGTCATCAGTTCTGGCAGGAGTGGAGTTGGAGTTTGAGGTGGTGGCTGAGTTATCGGCTTTGGTGGTAGTGGAGCTGTGGGATGAGTTGGGGGTAGAGATATCGGTTGTGGTGGGAGCGGAGCTGGAAGTTGAGTTGGGGGCAGAGTTACCGGTCATGGTGGGAGTGGAGCGGGAGGTTGACGTGGGGCTGGAGTTACCAGTTGTggtgggagtggagctggagaTTGCGGTTTCGGCGTAGTTATTGGGGGTGGTGAGTGCGGagctggaggttgaggtgggggtggACTTATCGATTGTGGTTGGAGCGAAGCTGGAGGTTGATGTGGGGCTGAGGTTATCGGTCatggcaggagtggagctggagGTTGAGATGGGGGTGGAGTTGTCAGTCGTGGTGGGCACGGAGCTGGAGGTTGAGAACGGGGTGGAGTTATCGGTAGTAATGAGAGCGGAGCTGGAGATTGAGGTGGGGGTGGACTTATCGATTGTGATGGGAGTGGACCTGGAGGTGGAGAAGGGTGAGGAGTTATCAGTAGTCTTGGGAGCGGAGctagaggttgaggtgggggtggAGTTATTGGTAGTCATGGGAGCAGAGttggaggttgaggtgggtgtGGAGTTATTGGGGGTGGTGGGAACAGAGCTGGAGGTTGAGATGGGGGTGGAGTTATCGGTCGTGATGGGCACGGAGCTGGATGTTGAGAAGGGGGTGGAGTTATCGGTAGTagtgggagcggggctggaggtTGAGGTCGGGGTGGAATTATTGGTAGTCTTGGAAGCGGAGCTGAAGGTTGCAGTTGGTGTGGAGTTCTCGGCAGTGGTGGGACCAGAGCTAGAGGTTGAGATGTGGGTGGAGTTATCAGTGGTAGTGGAAAGAGAGCTGGAGGTTGAGATGGGGGTGGAGTTATCGGTAGTCGTGGTGGTGGAGCTGgatgtggaggtgggggtggactTATCTATTGTGGTGGGAGTAGAGCTGGAgattgtggtgggggaggagttaTCGGTAGTCGTGGTAGCGGagctggaggttgaggtgggggtaGAGTTACCGGTCGTGATGGGAGTGCAGCGGGAGGTTGAGATGGGGCTGGAGTTACCAGTTGTGGTTGGAGTGGAGCTGGACattgaggtggaggaggagttATTGGGGGCGGAAGGAGCAGAGCTGGAGGTTGAGACGGGGGTGGAGTTATCAGTcgtggtgggcagggagctggaggttGAGATGGGGTTGGACTTATCAGTGGTAGTGGAAAGAGAGCTGGAGGTTGAGATGGGGGTGGAGTTATCAGTCGTGGTGGGAGTGGAACTGGAGGTCGACGTAGGGGTGGAGTTATCCGTCGTGGCGGGAGTGGAGCTGTAGATCGAGGTGGGGGTGGAGTTATCGGTCGTGGCAGGAGCGGAGCTGGAGGTTGAGTTGGGGGTGGAGTTATCGGTCGTGGCAGGAGCGGAGCTGGAGGTTGAGTTGGGGGTGGAGTTATCGGTCGTGGCAGGAGCGGAGCTGGAGGTTGAGTTGGGGGTGGAGTTATCGGTCGTGGCAGGAGCGGagctggaggttgaggtgggggtggAGTTATCGGTCGTGGCAGGAGCGGagctggaggttgaggtgggggtggAGTTATCGGTCGTGGCAGGAGCGGagctggaggttgaggtgggggtggAGTTATCGGTCGTGGCAGGAGCGGagctggaggttgaggtgggggtggAGTTATCGGTCCTGATGGAAGTCGAGCTGGTAATTGCATTGACAGTGGAGGTGAGGGATGTGGTAGTGGGGGGTGTGAATTTGGTCGTGGCTTGGGAGAAACTCTGCATTGCGGATGGGGTTGAGCTGAGGATTGTGGCAGTGGTTTGATTCAAATTCTCTGTTGtggaggctggggagctggggttgGTGGTAGAGGTAGAGGTTACTGGGATCGTTTCAGGAGATCTGGGGGTCGATGTGTCAGGGAATCCGGGGGTTGAGGTGTCAGGGGAGCTGGGTGTCGTGGAGGCAGTGAAGCCGGGCATTGAGGTGGGATGGGCAGCGGGGCTCTCACTGGAAGCCGGGTTGGAGGCTGTTGTGACCAGCGTGCTAGTGTCTGTGCTGCCGGCGGGGTTGGGAACAGAGGTTGGGCTCACGGTGGGAGTTGAATTGgcagtggagctggtgctggtgctggtgctggccgTGGTTGGGTTCCCTGTCGTGGTGGATGTTTCCCCTGCGGAAAGGCAGAAGGGCAGCGGGTTTACACAGCAGCCGGGTGACGCCCATCAGAACCTTTCTCCCAACAGGGCTCAGCTTCCCCCTCTGCTGGCTTCACTCCACTTTGCTCTTGGTGGCTCCGCTCGGGAGCTAAGACCTTTGCTTGGCCCCCTGCGCTGTTTTCACTGCATGGTCCCAGCCCACTGCCTCCCTACATCCACCTCTTGCCTcctttctccctgccccagccctgctgagggGTGTTTCCCGTCTCAAGGAGACCGCTCCACCCAGAACACAACTGAGGACCACGGGTAGCGACCGTGCGGGGCATACGGCCCTGCCACCCATGCTGGGCAAGCAGACGGCTCAGCAATAAAGGAGGAAAGCTCCTTCATTGGAGGCTTGCGACCATACTGTCCATAGAACGTttactggctgctgctgccccgcacTGGAATAGAATCAGAGGTCTCCAAACCATCTCACCTTTGATCCTTTGAACATAAGattggccacactgggtcagaccaaaggtccctccagcctagagtcctgtctgcccacagtggccaaggccaggtgccccagagggagggaacacaacaggtaaccctcacatgatcacccattcccagcccacgACACACAGAGACTCGGgactccgttcctgcctgtcctggcaaaCAGCCATTGAggcacctaacctccataaatttatcccgctcttttttgaaagccctgttcaagtcctggccttcacaacctcctgtggcaaggagttccacaggttgacggcgCATTGAGtggagaaatacttccttttgtttgttttaatctctGGGAGGAGGCAGGCCGGACTCCTGGCTTCTCTGCCTGCTGAGTCATTTCATTTGGTTGACTCCTAATTCTTGTGGTATGGGAACAAAGTGGATAACTgttccttaattactttctccaccccagtcataattttatagacctgcatcatatcccctcttagtcatctcttttccaagctgaaaagtgaatgtcttattaatctctccttatatacCCTTAATCATTTATGTTCCTCTAAGCCATGggctcccaaactggggggtgtgccccCTTGGGGGgctgtgaagaaattccggggggagcgacccagcctcccccttccatcaagttttgctgccctggtctcccccttttttccccctcgaCAAGTTTAGCTGttatttttttggggtggggggggcgtgagggtttttcaaaaatcaaaaagggggcatgatgctggaaagtttgggaaccactgatccaACCCCTAAACCAGCCAGTGTTGCCAGCCTAGGCTTAAGAAAAAAAGGCCCCATTTCTCACTCCCTTTTCCAATTAATTTGGGGATGGTCAAGTCCTTTTCATGCGGCACCCCATATACAACTCCACCATCTGCAAAACATCGCCTGGGAGCTGCTCCCCTGCCGGTGGCCTGTCTCAGACCAGAACTCTCTGGCCAGCCTCTGCTGGCTTTTATTTACTCATTTCCCAAATGGATTTTcagctttaaaatgttttaatatgcAGAGAGGCCCAGCAAGACCTGTGAAAATGGATGGACGTCACTGCCCTTATCTTGGGGAACGGATGATCTCTGCTccatggggccctgatcccagctggggcagggccggtcTCTCGCTTTGCCTGTGCAatgcccggcacaacggggccctgatctcagctggggcagggcctctcTCTTGCtttgtctgtgcagcgcccggcacaacggggccctgatctcagctggggcaggggctggctcttGCTTTGTCTGTGCTGCGCCCGGCACAACAggtccctgatctcagctgggcagggcctgtctcttgctttgtctgtgcagcgcccggcacaacggggccctgatctcagctggggcagggtctgtctcttgcTTTGTCTGTgctgcgcccggcacaacggggccctgatctcagctggggcagggactgtctcttgctttgtctgtgcagcgcccggcacaatggggccctgatctcagctggggcagggtctgtctcttgcTTTGTCTGTGCTgtgcccggcacaacggggccctgatctcagctggggcaggggctgtctcttgctttgtctgtgcagcgcccggcacaacggggccctgatctcagctgtcACAGGGACTGtcactgtgtctgtgcagcgcccggccgaTCCCAGCCGGTGTTACGGCAATACAAGAACGGGCCATTAGAAACAGAGCCTTTGTTTCCTGACCAGCCAAGGGTGAAATTCTAACAAAAACTAATAACCAGCGCATGACAGCGGAGCTATTCATCAGCCTCTAGCAATTCGTTCACTGTCAAACCAGTGGATTAAATAATCCCCTGtagtgtctttttttcccctcatccaccattaagaacataacataagaacatacgaacggccagactgggtcagattaAAGGTCTAaccaacccagtgtcctgtctgccgacagtggccaaggctAGGTGCCTCAGAATGAGTGAACTGAACAAGGCATCCTTAAGAgatctccctcctgccatccatcttcaccctctgacaaacggagactaggaacaccattccttacctattctggctaatagccattaatggacttaacctctatgaatctatctagttctcttttaaaccctgttctagtcctagtcttcacaacctcctccggcaaggagttccacaggttgactctgcgctgtgtgaagaagaactccctttatttgttttaaacctgctgcccattagtttcatttggtggcccttagttcttacattaagggaacaagtaaataacttttccttattcactttctccaccccactcatgattttatagacctctatcctatccccccctcagtctcctgggGGCACAAGCAAGAATCAATGACTCTCAGCCTTGACGCGGAAGTTAGCACGCAAGAGCCCTCAATCGCCATTccctctgctctgaccactagaccctactCTCCTTCCAGCGCTGAGCCGTGACTCCCTCTCCTGTGCATCACCCACAAGACGGTTGTTGCAAAACCAACTGTGTCCTTTCTGGACACTCATTGGGAACTGTGGATCTGAGTGTGAATCGTATTTGACTGAACCTCCCCCCTCTGATTTGAAGGGTCCCTTAGTAAACCCCAGGTCCACCCCTTAGACGGGTCCAGAATGCAGATCTGGGAGGAGCTCAAATGCTGATGTGAGCACCTAGGGATTATCTCTCTCCTCAGTAAATCTAGGAACCAGGGTGGGTGGGTTCACTTGTCAGTGTCCCCACCGTGTTTCCAAAGGATCCAAAAGGAACTAAACATATTGACTTTCCCTGGAAATTGGGCTCCTAACTTTAGATTTGAAAGTCTCCGCTGTTACACCCACTGGCAGGTCGGTGGGAGAGACACAGCCTCTTATCTAAAACAGATGATGGAAGGATAATTATTGGCAGGTTATAGAGGGGAAAAGTGAGATGAAGAAATTGACTATCCTTGGGTCTCGTAGGTAGTCCTGACAGCACGGAGGAGGGAGCCCGGACTCCTAGGTTCTCCTCCTGCCACtggcttctctgtgcctcagtttccccattctaGACATTATGGATCATAATAGACAAAAGATAACATAAGAGCAGCCGTACTGGGTccaaccaaaagtccatctatcccaatatcctgtcttctcacagtagccaatatcagatgcctcagagggaatgaacagaacagggaaccatcgaGTGAtatctcccctgtcacccatttccagcctctgacaaactgaggctagggacactattcctacccatcctggctaataaatattgatggacctatcctccatgaatctatctagctcttttttgaatcccatTAAAgacttggtcttcacaacatcctctgtcaaggagttccacaggtccaCAGTGACCCATTTTTGGGATGCTCAGATCAAAGACCCTATggttgtgtctagattggcaagtttttccggaaaatcagcagcttttctggaaaaacttgccagctgtctacactggccacttgaatttctggaaaagcactgac encodes the following:
- the LOC142823095 gene encoding uncharacterized protein LOC142823095 gives rise to the protein MGRVRTAPGVRLWIFLGLMFFSLLVRGETSTTTGNPTTASTSTSTSSTANSTPTVSPTSVPNPAGSTDTSTLVTTASNPASSESPAAHPTSMPGFTASTTPSSPDTSTPGFPDTSTPRSPETIPVTSTSTTNPSSPASTTENLNQTTATILSSTPSAMQSFSQATTKFTPPTTTSLTSTVNAITSSTSIRTDNSTPTSTSSSAPATTDNSTPTSTSSSAPATTDNSTPTSTSSSAPATTDNSTPTSTSSSAPATTDNSTPNSTSSSAPATTDNSTPNSTSSSAPATTDNSTPNSTSSSAPATTDNSTPTSIYSSTPATTDNSTPTSTSSSTPTTTDNSTPISTSSSLSTTTDKSNPISTSSSLPTTTDNSTPVSTSSSAPSAPNNSSSTSMSSSTPTTTGNSSPISTSRCTPITTGNSTPTSTSSSATTTTDNSSPTTISSSTPTTIDKSTPTSTSSSTTTTTDNSTPISTSSSLSTTTDNSTHISTSSSGPTTAENSTPTATFSSASKTTNNSTPTSTSSPAPTTTDNSTPFSTSSSVPITTDNSTPISTSSSVPTTPNNSTPTSTSNSAPMTTNNSTPTSTSSSAPKTTDNSSPFSTSRSTPITIDKSTPTSISSSALITTDNSTPFSTSSSVPTTTDNSTPISTSSSTPAMTDNLSPTSTSSFAPTTIDKSTPTSTSSSALTTPNNYAETAISSSTPTTTGNSSPTSTSRSTPTMTGNSAPNSTSSSAPTTTDISTPNSSHSSTTTKADNSATTSNSNSTPARTDDSPFTSTSSSAPTTIDNSTPFSTSSSVATTTDNSIPISTSRSLSTTTEKSNPISTSSSAPATTNNSSPFSTSSSVPTTTDNSTPISTSSSLSTTTNKSTPILTSSSGPTTAENSTPTATSSSATKTTDNSTPFSTSSSTPTIIDNSTPTSTSSFAPTTTGNSTPFSTSSSVATTTDNSTPISTSRSLSTTTEKSNIISTSSSAPATNDNSSPTSTSRSAPATIDKSTPTSTSSSAPTTTYNSTPFSTSSSLSTTTDKSNPISNSSLAPATTDDSSPTSTSSSAPTTTDISTPTSTSNSAPTTTDNSSPFSTSSSVPTMTDNSTPISTSSSLSTTTNKSTPISTSTSGSTTAENSTPAATSSSAPTTTDNSTPFSTSRSTPTTIDKSTPTSTSRYTPTTTDNSSPFSTSSSLSTTTDKYNPISTSSFAPATTDNFSPTPTSSSTPTIIDNSTPTSTSSFAPTTTDNSTPFSTSSSVATTTDNSTPISTSSSLSTATEKSNPISTSSSAPATTDNSSPISTSSSTTATIDKSTPTSTSSSAPTTTDHSSPFSTSSSVPTMTDNSTPISTSSSLSTTTDTSNPISTSSSIPTTTDNSSPTSNPSSAPTTIDNSTPTSTFNSAPTTTDNSTPFSTSSSALTTIDDSTPTSTSSSAPTTTNNSTPFSTSSSGPTTAEKSTPTATSSSATTTTNNSTHFSTSSSAPTTPNNSSPIAISSSTPTTTDNSSPISTSSSLSTTTDKSNPVSTSSSGATTAEKSTPTATFSSTPMTSDNSTPFSTSGSTPNTIDKSNPTSTSRSATTTTDISTHFSTSHSTPTTSDNSTPTSSHSSTPTKADNSATISTSNSTPTTTDNSTPTSTSSSASSTINNSTPISTSSSAPATTDNSSPTSTSSSAPTTTDNSTPTSSHSSTTTKADNSAPTSTSNSPPTRTYDSTPTSTSSSVPTTEESTPFSTFSSPATMTDNSTPTSASSSVPTTTTDSSSATSTFISAPTMTDNSNPMSTSISTPTTTDISTLTLTSSSSPTTTDTSTSTSTSSYPPTTTENSTRTSTSNFAPTTTNSSTPISSSSSAPATTHNSTPISTYSSTPSTTYNSTPTSPPSFSATITPNPTPTTTPNSSAVMTGSTTVTTTPSPVVTIIFMSTSTSPPNSAAIITRSPSPKTTSSSVATMTPSSAATLTPSSKITSTRNSAVTSTRSPVDTSTPRSTETSTPISSPNMTSSSSATSPVATMTLTSASTTPPNSTAIISRSPPPNTISSSAAAMAPSSTATYTPNSPDNSTYTLLKPRPPPLQPP